A window from Gallus gallus isolate bGalGal1 chromosome 7, bGalGal1.mat.broiler.GRCg7b, whole genome shotgun sequence encodes these proteins:
- the SNX4 gene encoding sorting nexin-4 isoform X1: protein METRGVDQKPLRDAVPGRMDAPEVTLANSREAGAGSQHLTPDGPPCPEQAGLPGAPRPVPCGRARCACRSGLSACAQRGAEPLIAMESAEAEPSESRPEEDGAVPASDLPLPEQPAATMEDCLAKKMEITVSEAEKRTGRNAMNMQETYTAYLIETRAVESQNEGQCSPVDSLWRRYSEFELLRNYLLVTYPHIVVPPLPEKRADFVWHKLSADNMDPDFVERRRIGLENFLLRVASHPVLCQDKIFYSFLTQEGGWKEMVNETGFQLKADSRLKALNATFRVKNPDKRFTELKHYSDELQSVISHLLRVRARVADRLYGVYKVHGNYGRVFSEWSAIEKEMGDGLQSAGHHMDVYAASIDDILEEEEHYADQLKEYLFYAEALRAVCRKHELMQYDLEMAAQDLTSKKQQCEELATGTVRTFSLKGMTSKLFGQETPEQREAKIKVLEEQIQEGEEQLKSKNLEGRDFVKSAWADIERFKEQKNHDLKEALISYAVMQISMCKKGIQVWTNAKECFGKM, encoded by the exons ATGGAAACAAGGGGGGTGGATCAGAAACCCCTCAGGGACGCGGTGCCCGGCCGGATGGACGCTCCGGAGGTGACATTAGCAAACAGTCGCGAAGCGGGGGCAGGAAGCCAGCATCTTACGCCGGACGGACCGCCGTGCCCGGAGCAGGCCGGGCTGCCAGGCGCCCCACGCCCCGTGCCTTGCGGCCGGGCCCGGTGTGCCTGCCGGAGCGGCCTCAGCGCCTGCGCGCAGCGAGGAGCCGAGCCCCTTATCGCCATGGAGAGCGCTGAGGCCGAACCGAGCGAGAGCCGCCCGGAGGAGGACGGCGCCGTGCCCGCCAGCGACCTCCCGCTCCCGGAGCAGCCGGCAGCCACG ATGGAAGACTGTTTagcaaaaaaaatggaaatcaccgtttcagaagcagagaagcgGACTGGGAGAAATGCCATGAACATGCAAGAAACATATACTGCTTACCTCATTGAGACAAG agctgTTGAGTCCCAGAATGAGGGACAGTGCTCCCCAGTGGACTCCCTGTGGCGGCGTTACAGTGAATTTGAATTACTGAGGAATTATTTGTTAGTTACTTACCCACATATTGTTGTTCCACCTTTGCCAGAAAAAAGG gCTGACTTTGTTTGGCATAAACTATCAGCAGATAATATGGATCCAGACTTTGTGGAAAGAAGAAGAATTGGCTTGGAAAACTTCTTGTTACGCGTGGCTTCGCATCCTGTTCTTTGCCAAGACAAaatcttttattcatttttgacACAG gaAGGTGGATGGAAAGAAATGGTGAATGAGACTGGATTTCAGTTAAAG gCAGATTCCAGATTAAAAGCTCTTAATGCAACATTCAGAGTGAAAAACCCAGACAA GAGATTTACTGAACTAAAACACTATAGCGATGAACTGCAGTCTGTCATATCACACCTTCTGAGAGTCAGAGCT AGGGTAGCAGACCGGCTGTATGGCGTCTATAAAGTTCACGGCAACTACGGAAGAGTATTCAG tgAGTGGAGTGCCATTGAAAAGGAGATGGGGGATGGGTTGCAGAGTGCTGGCCACCACATGGATGT ATACGCAGCTTCTATCGATGACAtactggaagaagaggagcacTATGCGGATCAGCTGAAGGAGTATCTCTTCTATGCAGAAGCACTACG GGCAGTTTGCAGAAAACATGAATTAATGCAATATGACTTGGAAATGGCGGCACAGGACCTAACATCTAAGAAGCAGCAGTGCGAGGAGCTGGCAACAGGA acTGTGAGAACATTCTCCCTGAAAGGGATGACCAGCAAGCTGTTCGGGCAGGAAACCCCTGAGCAGAGGGAAGCCAAGATAAAGGTTCTGGAAGAGCAGATACAGGAAGGGGAAGAACAACTTAAGTCTAAAAATCTGGAAGGCAG AGACTTTGTGAAAAGTGCCTGGGCAGACATTGAGCGGTTTAAAGAGCAGAAGAATCACGATTTGAAGGAGGCGCTTATAAGCTACGCTGTTATGCAGATTAGTATGTGCAAAAAG
- the SNX4 gene encoding sorting nexin-4 isoform X2: MEDCLAKKMEITVSEAEKRTGRNAMNMQETYTAYLIETRAVESQNEGQCSPVDSLWRRYSEFELLRNYLLVTYPHIVVPPLPEKRADFVWHKLSADNMDPDFVERRRIGLENFLLRVASHPVLCQDKIFYSFLTQEGGWKEMVNETGFQLKADSRLKALNATFRVKNPDKRFTELKHYSDELQSVISHLLRVRARVADRLYGVYKVHGNYGRVFSEWSAIEKEMGDGLQSAGHHMDVYAASIDDILEEEEHYADQLKEYLFYAEALRAVCRKHELMQYDLEMAAQDLTSKKQQCEELATGTVRTFSLKGMTSKLFGQETPEQREAKIKVLEEQIQEGEEQLKSKNLEGRDFVKSAWADIERFKEQKNHDLKEALISYAVMQISMCKKGIQVWTNAKECFGKM, encoded by the exons ATGGAAGACTGTTTagcaaaaaaaatggaaatcaccgtttcagaagcagagaagcgGACTGGGAGAAATGCCATGAACATGCAAGAAACATATACTGCTTACCTCATTGAGACAAG agctgTTGAGTCCCAGAATGAGGGACAGTGCTCCCCAGTGGACTCCCTGTGGCGGCGTTACAGTGAATTTGAATTACTGAGGAATTATTTGTTAGTTACTTACCCACATATTGTTGTTCCACCTTTGCCAGAAAAAAGG gCTGACTTTGTTTGGCATAAACTATCAGCAGATAATATGGATCCAGACTTTGTGGAAAGAAGAAGAATTGGCTTGGAAAACTTCTTGTTACGCGTGGCTTCGCATCCTGTTCTTTGCCAAGACAAaatcttttattcatttttgacACAG gaAGGTGGATGGAAAGAAATGGTGAATGAGACTGGATTTCAGTTAAAG gCAGATTCCAGATTAAAAGCTCTTAATGCAACATTCAGAGTGAAAAACCCAGACAA GAGATTTACTGAACTAAAACACTATAGCGATGAACTGCAGTCTGTCATATCACACCTTCTGAGAGTCAGAGCT AGGGTAGCAGACCGGCTGTATGGCGTCTATAAAGTTCACGGCAACTACGGAAGAGTATTCAG tgAGTGGAGTGCCATTGAAAAGGAGATGGGGGATGGGTTGCAGAGTGCTGGCCACCACATGGATGT ATACGCAGCTTCTATCGATGACAtactggaagaagaggagcacTATGCGGATCAGCTGAAGGAGTATCTCTTCTATGCAGAAGCACTACG GGCAGTTTGCAGAAAACATGAATTAATGCAATATGACTTGGAAATGGCGGCACAGGACCTAACATCTAAGAAGCAGCAGTGCGAGGAGCTGGCAACAGGA acTGTGAGAACATTCTCCCTGAAAGGGATGACCAGCAAGCTGTTCGGGCAGGAAACCCCTGAGCAGAGGGAAGCCAAGATAAAGGTTCTGGAAGAGCAGATACAGGAAGGGGAAGAACAACTTAAGTCTAAAAATCTGGAAGGCAG AGACTTTGTGAAAAGTGCCTGGGCAGACATTGAGCGGTTTAAAGAGCAGAAGAATCACGATTTGAAGGAGGCGCTTATAAGCTACGCTGTTATGCAGATTAGTATGTGCAAAAAG